Proteins encoded within one genomic window of Mycolicibacterium monacense:
- a CDS encoding SDR family oxidoreductase produces the protein MPTAMITGASRGLGAAIATALAPTHTLFLAGRPSAQLDEVAQRLGATTWEIDFDDVDTIPAAVEPIVELDVLIHNAGVAYPARVAESTVDEWRATMNVNVIGAVALTLALLPALRAAPDGQVVFINSGSGINASPGLASYSASKFALRAFADSLRNDEAGLRVTSVHPGRIATEMQQDLRAYEGRDYNPADFLSAETVAKVTADAVNAPADAHIHEVIVRPR, from the coding sequence ATGCCGACCGCGATGATCACAGGCGCCAGCCGCGGCCTCGGGGCGGCCATCGCCACCGCGCTGGCGCCCACCCACACGTTGTTCCTCGCCGGCCGGCCGTCCGCGCAACTCGACGAGGTCGCGCAGCGCCTCGGCGCCACCACCTGGGAGATCGACTTCGACGACGTCGACACGATCCCGGCCGCCGTCGAGCCGATCGTCGAACTCGACGTGCTGATCCACAATGCCGGTGTCGCCTATCCGGCGCGCGTCGCCGAATCCACCGTCGACGAGTGGCGGGCCACGATGAACGTCAACGTGATCGGCGCCGTCGCGCTCACGCTGGCGTTGTTGCCTGCGCTGCGGGCGGCCCCGGACGGGCAGGTGGTGTTCATCAACTCGGGGTCGGGGATCAACGCCTCCCCCGGCCTGGCGTCGTATTCGGCGAGCAAGTTCGCGCTGCGCGCGTTCGCCGACTCACTGCGCAACGACGAGGCCGGTCTGCGGGTCACCTCCGTGCATCCGGGCCGGATCGCGACGGAGATGCAGCAGGACCTTCGGGCCTACGAGGGGCGGGACTACAACCCGGCCGACTTCCTCAGCGCGGAGACCGTCGCCAAGGTGACGGCCGACGCGGTCAACGCTCCCGCCGATGCGCACATCCACGAGGTGATCGTCCGCCCCCGATAG
- a CDS encoding MFS transporter, with translation MVDARAPKAVWQSARGLPEFWRLLELRAVSQFGEGLFQAGLAGAILFNPDRAATPWAIAGSFAVLFLPYSLLGPFAGALLDRWDRRLVLIGANSARLVLVLGVAALLAGRVGDLPILLGALVVNGFTRFVSSGLSAALPHVVPREQVVAMNSVAAATGAVAAFLGANFMLLPRWAFGADDAGASAIILIAALPVALALLLSIRFAAHVLGPDDSARAVHGSVAYAVATGWLHGARTVLSVRAVAATLSGLGAHRVVFGVNTLLVLVMVRHSDTAAVAGLGTTVLFVAATGAGSFLATVATPSLITRWGRYRTANGALVAATVIQLAAIGLQLPVMVICGSLLGAAGQIVKLCADNAMQLDVDDALRGHVFTVQDSLFWMAFIGAIAAAAVVIPADGRAPGLAAAGVGVYLVGLALHAVLGRPSHARN, from the coding sequence GTGGTTGACGCTCGCGCGCCGAAAGCCGTGTGGCAGTCGGCGCGCGGGCTTCCAGAGTTCTGGCGGCTGCTCGAACTGCGCGCGGTCAGCCAGTTCGGTGAGGGTCTGTTCCAGGCCGGGCTGGCCGGGGCGATCCTGTTCAACCCGGACCGCGCCGCCACGCCGTGGGCGATCGCCGGATCGTTCGCGGTGCTGTTCCTGCCGTACTCGCTGCTGGGTCCGTTCGCCGGCGCGCTGCTCGACCGGTGGGATCGCCGGCTCGTCCTGATCGGCGCGAATTCGGCGCGGCTCGTACTGGTGCTCGGGGTGGCCGCACTGCTCGCCGGGCGGGTCGGCGATCTGCCGATCCTGTTGGGCGCGTTGGTCGTCAACGGGTTCACCCGCTTCGTGTCCTCGGGTCTGTCGGCGGCGCTGCCGCATGTCGTGCCGCGCGAGCAGGTGGTCGCGATGAACTCCGTGGCGGCGGCCACCGGTGCGGTGGCCGCGTTCCTCGGTGCGAACTTCATGCTGTTGCCGCGCTGGGCCTTCGGGGCCGACGACGCCGGCGCCTCGGCGATCATCCTCATCGCCGCGCTGCCCGTGGCGCTGGCGCTGCTGTTGTCGATCCGGTTCGCCGCACATGTGCTCGGCCCGGACGACAGCGCGCGGGCCGTCCACGGGTCCGTCGCGTACGCGGTCGCGACGGGGTGGCTGCACGGTGCGCGGACCGTGCTGTCGGTGCGGGCGGTCGCGGCCACACTGTCCGGCCTCGGCGCGCACCGCGTGGTGTTCGGGGTCAACACGCTGCTGGTGCTGGTGATGGTGCGCCACAGCGACACCGCGGCCGTCGCCGGGCTCGGCACCACGGTGCTCTTCGTCGCCGCCACCGGCGCCGGCTCGTTCCTCGCGACGGTCGCCACGCCGTCGCTGATCACCCGCTGGGGCCGCTACCGCACCGCCAACGGCGCGCTCGTCGCGGCGACCGTCATCCAGCTCGCGGCGATCGGTCTCCAGCTGCCCGTGATGGTGATCTGCGGATCACTGCTCGGCGCCGCCGGGCAGATCGTCAAACTCTGCGCCGACAACGCGATGCAGCTGGACGTCGACGACGCGCTGCGCGGTCACGTCTTCACCGTGCAGGACTCGCTGTTCTGGATGGCGTTCATCGGCGCCATCGCGGCGGCGGCGGTGGTCATCCCGGCCGACGGCCGCGCCCCGGGTTTGGCGGCCGCCGGTGTCGGCGTGTACCTCGTCGGGTTGGCGCTGCACGCCGTGTTGGGGCGGCCGTCGCACGCGCGCAATTAG
- a CDS encoding DUF559 domain-containing protein, with protein sequence MLADYLRRHDGVVNLDQARRAGFDKHAVDRKVRSGEWRRCWRGVYFVDDRPFTDAARVRALVWSYGRDAVGSALTAAWWHGFSRFCPEIVDVTVPRNSNGRVPPGSRVRRRDLAGDDVAVSRGLRVTAAPLTAIEAAVRIRGGAKIVDRALQNDIELRELWLAHLRNKGRYGSPAARILLQAADTGAHSEAERLFVRLLDQAGITGWRTNHPVGGYVVDVAFLAAKVAVEIDGLAFHSDSEDFQKDRVRQNAITLLGWQVLRFTWLDLTEYPDRVIAVLRTAISA encoded by the coding sequence GTGCTCGCGGATTACCTTCGTAGACACGACGGTGTCGTAAACCTCGACCAGGCCCGGCGGGCCGGATTCGACAAGCACGCCGTCGACCGGAAGGTTCGTTCGGGCGAGTGGCGTCGGTGTTGGCGTGGCGTGTACTTCGTCGACGATCGTCCGTTCACCGACGCCGCCCGGGTGCGGGCACTCGTCTGGAGCTATGGGCGTGACGCCGTGGGTAGCGCGCTGACGGCCGCCTGGTGGCACGGCTTCTCACGGTTCTGTCCGGAGATCGTCGATGTCACGGTGCCTCGCAACAGCAACGGGCGTGTGCCTCCCGGTTCACGGGTGCGACGACGCGATCTCGCCGGCGACGACGTCGCAGTGAGCCGCGGTCTGCGCGTGACGGCAGCTCCACTGACGGCCATCGAAGCCGCGGTTCGAATCCGCGGCGGCGCCAAGATCGTCGACCGGGCGCTGCAGAACGACATCGAACTGCGCGAACTCTGGCTCGCACATCTGCGCAACAAGGGCCGTTACGGCTCACCGGCAGCGCGAATCTTGTTGCAGGCCGCCGACACCGGTGCGCACTCCGAGGCGGAACGGCTTTTCGTCCGGCTCCTCGACCAGGCCGGCATCACCGGATGGCGGACGAACCATCCCGTCGGCGGCTACGTCGTCGACGTGGCGTTCCTCGCCGCCAAGGTGGCTGTCGAGATCGACGGGTTGGCGTTTCACAGCGACTCCGAAGACTTCCAGAAGGACCGCGTCCGGCAGAACGCCATCACGCTGCTGGGCTGGCAGGTGCTCAGGTTCACCTGGCTGGACCTCACCGAGTATCCCGATCGGGTGATCGCGGTCCTGCGCACCGCGATTTCGGCGTGA
- a CDS encoding LpqN/LpqT family lipoprotein, with product MIEKARHWRVLAGGVAAGVAGLVGFAGATATAEPVFPQPPVPGPVAVSVAPAAAPAAVPESATTRGIPGAVISPSAGTAPAAVAPPAPTILPASSGTIAEFFKAKNVAMQPQVARDFNALNITLPMPRGWAYIPDPNVPEAFAVIADRVGGDGLYSSNAQLKVYKLIGDFNPDEAISHGFIDSQALPAWRSTDASLAPYNGMPSSLIEGTYRENSMTLNTSRRHVIASSGPDRYLVSLAVTTTVDQAVPAADATDAIVTGFKVTSPTAQPAVAPPPPAPAAPLAPGLAPLPQPLGQP from the coding sequence ATGATCGAGAAAGCCCGTCACTGGCGGGTTCTGGCAGGAGGTGTGGCTGCGGGCGTGGCCGGACTGGTCGGCTTCGCCGGAGCGACCGCCACGGCAGAACCCGTCTTCCCTCAACCCCCGGTACCCGGCCCCGTCGCGGTGTCCGTCGCCCCCGCCGCGGCACCGGCAGCGGTGCCGGAGTCGGCGACGACCCGGGGGATCCCGGGTGCCGTGATCAGCCCCAGCGCGGGCACGGCGCCCGCTGCGGTCGCACCACCGGCCCCGACCATCCTGCCCGCCTCCTCGGGCACGATCGCCGAGTTCTTCAAGGCCAAGAACGTCGCCATGCAGCCGCAGGTGGCCCGCGACTTCAACGCGCTCAACATCACATTGCCGATGCCGCGTGGCTGGGCCTACATCCCCGACCCCAACGTCCCCGAGGCGTTCGCCGTGATCGCCGACCGCGTCGGCGGTGACGGGCTGTACTCGTCGAACGCACAGCTCAAGGTGTACAAGCTGATCGGCGACTTCAACCCCGACGAGGCCATCAGCCACGGGTTCATCGACAGCCAGGCGCTGCCGGCGTGGCGGTCCACCGACGCGTCGCTGGCGCCCTACAACGGGATGCCGTCCTCGCTCATCGAGGGCACCTACCGCGAGAACTCGATGACGCTGAACACCTCACGCAGGCACGTCATCGCATCCTCCGGGCCGGACCGCTACCTGGTGTCGCTGGCGGTGACGACCACCGTCGACCAGGCCGTCCCGGCCGCGGACGCCACCGATGCGATCGTCACCGGGTTCAAGGTGACCTCACCCACCGCGCAGCCCGCCGTCGCCCCGCCACCACCGGCCCCGGCGGCACCGCTGGCACCCGGGCTGGCTCCGCTGCCCCAGCCCCTCGGGCAGCCCTGA
- a CDS encoding amino acid ABC transporter ATP-binding protein: MADTSVDPVSLSANDIHVAFGPNKVLRGVDIDVPAGTTAAVIGPSGSGKSTLLRTLNRLYEPDRGDILLDGRSVLKDNPDELRQRIGMVFQQFNLFPHRSVLDNVTLAPRKLKRLPADQARELGLAQLDRVGLRQKAEVRPGTLSGGQQQRVAIARALAMSPQIMFFDEATSALDPELVKGILALMAELAADGMTMVVVTHEMGFARSTADSVVFMDQGQVVEAGPPQQIFDAAQTDRLQRFLSQVL, encoded by the coding sequence ATGGCCGACACATCCGTCGATCCGGTCTCCCTGAGCGCCAACGACATCCACGTTGCGTTCGGGCCCAACAAGGTGCTGCGCGGCGTCGACATCGACGTGCCGGCCGGAACCACCGCGGCGGTCATCGGACCGTCGGGCTCGGGGAAGTCGACCCTGCTGCGGACGCTGAACCGGCTCTACGAACCCGACCGCGGCGACATCCTGCTCGACGGGCGCTCGGTGCTCAAGGACAACCCCGACGAGCTGCGGCAGCGGATCGGCATGGTGTTCCAGCAGTTCAACCTCTTCCCCCACCGCAGCGTGCTCGACAACGTGACGCTGGCCCCGCGCAAGCTCAAACGGCTGCCCGCCGATCAGGCCCGCGAACTCGGCCTGGCCCAACTCGACCGCGTCGGACTGCGCCAGAAGGCCGAGGTCCGGCCCGGCACGCTGTCCGGCGGTCAGCAGCAGCGGGTCGCGATCGCCCGCGCCCTCGCGATGTCACCGCAGATCATGTTCTTCGACGAGGCCACCTCGGCGCTGGACCCCGAACTGGTCAAGGGCATCCTCGCGCTGATGGCCGAGCTCGCCGCGGACGGGATGACCATGGTGGTGGTCACCCACGAGATGGGCTTCGCCCGGTCGACCGCGGACTCGGTGGTGTTCATGGATCAGGGCCAGGTCGTCGAGGCCGGACCGCCGCAACAGATCTTCGATGCGGCCCAGACCGACCGGCTCCAGAGGTTCCTGTCGCAGGTGTTGTGA
- a CDS encoding YqgE/AlgH family protein, with protein sequence MVNVAQSEDPEDFIAPAAQRVRAGTLLLANTDLLEPTFRRSVIYIVEHNDGGTLGVVLNRPSETAVYNVLPQWAKLAAKPKTMFIGGPVKRDAALCLATLRAGVEAAGVPGLRHVQGRMVMVDLDADPEPLAPALEGVRIFAGYSGWTIGQLEGEIERDDWIVLSALPSDVLIEPRVDLWARVLRRQPLPLSLLATHPIDVSRN encoded by the coding sequence ATGGTGAACGTGGCGCAGTCAGAGGATCCGGAGGACTTCATCGCTCCCGCGGCACAGCGGGTGCGCGCGGGGACGCTGTTGCTCGCCAACACCGATCTGCTGGAGCCGACCTTCCGGCGCAGCGTCATCTACATCGTCGAACACAACGACGGCGGAACCCTCGGGGTGGTGCTGAACCGGCCGAGCGAGACGGCGGTCTACAACGTGCTGCCGCAGTGGGCGAAGCTGGCCGCCAAACCCAAGACGATGTTCATCGGCGGGCCGGTGAAGCGCGATGCCGCGCTGTGCCTGGCCACCCTGCGGGCGGGTGTGGAGGCCGCCGGTGTGCCGGGGTTGCGGCACGTGCAGGGACGCATGGTGATGGTCGATCTCGACGCGGACCCCGAACCGCTGGCCCCGGCGCTCGAGGGCGTGCGGATCTTCGCCGGCTACTCCGGCTGGACCATCGGCCAGCTCGAGGGTGAGATCGAGCGCGACGACTGGATCGTGTTGTCGGCGTTGCCTTCCGACGTGCTCATCGAGCCGCGGGTGGATCTGTGGGCGCGGGTGCTGCGTCGTCAGCCGCTACCGTTGTCGCTGTTGGCGACCCATCCGATCGACGTCAGCCGCAACTAG
- the ggh gene encoding glucosylglycerate hydrolase, protein MPHDPSFAPTQLAARAAYLLRGNDLGAMTTAAPLLYPHMWSWDAAFVAIGLAPLSVERAVVELDTLLSAQWRNGMIPHIVFANGVDGYFPGPARWATSALAADSPRTRHTSGITQPPVHAIAVQRILDHARTRGRSTRQVAEAFLDRRWGDLVRWHRWLAECRDQNGRGRITLYHGWESGMDNSPRWDAAYANVIPGAVPEYQREDNKINTDATQRPSDHEYDRYLWLLEEMKSARYDDHLLPKVMSFAVEDVFVSAIFSVACQVLAEIGEDYKRPNADVRDLYAWAERFRAGVIETTDQRTGAARDFDVRTEKWVATETVAQFAPLLCGGLPHHRERALLRLLEGPRFCGHPDLRYACIPSTSPVSRDFRPREYWRGPVWPVMTWLFAWCFARRGWAERARVLRHEGLRQASDGTFAEYYEPFTGEPLGSMQQSWTAAAVLDWLG, encoded by the coding sequence ATGCCACACGACCCCAGCTTCGCGCCCACGCAACTCGCGGCCCGCGCCGCGTACCTCCTGCGCGGTAACGACCTGGGCGCGATGACCACCGCGGCGCCCCTGCTGTACCCGCACATGTGGAGCTGGGATGCCGCGTTCGTGGCGATCGGGCTGGCGCCGTTGAGCGTCGAGCGTGCGGTCGTCGAACTCGACACGTTGCTCTCCGCACAGTGGCGCAACGGGATGATCCCGCACATCGTGTTCGCCAACGGGGTCGACGGATACTTCCCGGGCCCCGCCCGCTGGGCGACGTCCGCCCTGGCGGCCGACTCCCCGCGCACCCGCCACACCTCCGGGATCACCCAGCCGCCCGTGCACGCGATCGCCGTACAGCGCATCCTCGACCACGCCCGCACCAGGGGCCGGTCGACCCGCCAGGTGGCCGAGGCCTTCCTCGACCGGCGCTGGGGGGATCTGGTGCGCTGGCACCGCTGGCTGGCCGAATGCCGCGACCAGAACGGCCGCGGCCGCATCACGCTCTATCACGGGTGGGAGTCCGGCATGGACAACTCCCCGCGGTGGGATGCCGCCTACGCCAACGTGATTCCGGGTGCGGTGCCGGAATATCAGCGCGAGGACAACAAGATCAACACCGACGCCACCCAGCGGCCGTCCGATCACGAGTACGACCGCTACCTGTGGTTGCTCGAGGAGATGAAATCCGCCCGCTACGACGATCATCTGCTGCCGAAGGTGATGAGTTTCGCCGTCGAGGACGTGTTCGTCTCGGCGATCTTCTCGGTGGCCTGTCAGGTGCTCGCCGAGATCGGGGAGGACTACAAACGCCCCAACGCCGACGTGCGTGACCTGTACGCGTGGGCCGAGCGGTTCCGCGCCGGCGTCATCGAGACCACCGACCAACGCACCGGCGCGGCAAGGGATTTCGACGTCCGCACGGAGAAGTGGGTGGCCACCGAGACCGTCGCGCAGTTCGCCCCGCTGTTGTGCGGCGGCCTGCCGCACCACCGGGAGCGGGCGCTGCTGCGCCTGCTGGAGGGGCCACGGTTCTGCGGGCATCCCGACCTCAGATACGCGTGCATCCCCTCGACGTCGCCGGTGTCACGCGACTTCCGGCCGCGGGAGTACTGGCGCGGCCCGGTCTGGCCGGTGATGACGTGGCTGTTCGCCTGGTGCTTCGCCCGGCGCGGGTGGGCCGAACGGGCCAGGGTGCTACGGCACGAGGGGCTTCGCCAGGCCAGCGACGGCACCTTCGCCGAGTACTACGAACCGTTCACCGGCGAACCGCTGGGCAGCATGCAGCAGTCGTGGACCGCCGCGGCGGTACTGGACTGGCTGGGCTAG
- a CDS encoding MarR family winged helix-turn-helix transcriptional regulator: MVETQTQVTELAGELQRVLSKVFSVLRRGDVNRGAEGGDLTLAQLSILLTLLDCGPIRMTELAAHERVRTPTTTVAIRRLEKLGLVKRSRDPSDLRAVLVEVTPEGLVQHREALATRRAHLATLLSKLSDEELDTLAKALAPLERLAEQHQD, from the coding sequence ATGGTCGAGACACAGACGCAGGTCACCGAGCTCGCAGGTGAGCTCCAGCGTGTGTTGTCGAAGGTGTTCTCCGTCCTGCGCCGAGGCGACGTCAACCGGGGTGCCGAGGGCGGCGACCTCACCCTGGCCCAGCTGTCGATCCTGCTGACGCTGCTGGACTGCGGCCCGATCCGGATGACCGAGCTGGCCGCGCACGAACGCGTCCGCACCCCCACCACCACCGTGGCGATCCGCCGGCTCGAGAAGCTCGGCCTGGTCAAACGTTCCCGTGACCCCTCGGACCTGCGGGCGGTGCTCGTCGAGGTCACCCCCGAGGGTCTGGTGCAGCACCGCGAGGCGCTGGCCACCCGCCGCGCACACCTGGCCACGCTTTTGTCGAAGCTCAGCGACGAGGAACTCGACACGCTGGCCAAGGCGTTGGCACCTCTGGAACGCCTCGCCGAACAGCACCAGGACTAG
- a CDS encoding TIGR03084 family metal-binding protein — protein sequence MAAADSVVADLRAESDELDALIADLPAAMWSTPTPAPGWTIAHQIAHLLWTDRVALLSVTDEAGFNVVLGDAAKDPGGFVDRAAEDLAATPPAELLADWRTTRGLLHDALLTVADGRKLPWFGPPMSAASMATARLMETWAHGLDVADALGVRRTPTTRLRSIAHIGVRTRDFAFAVHGLPAPAETFHVELTAPDGSPWTWGPADAAQRVTGSAEHFCFLVTQRRPRTELDVTAVGPDAEQWLSIAQAFAGPPGPGRG from the coding sequence ATGGCCGCCGCAGACTCCGTCGTCGCCGACCTGCGCGCCGAGAGCGACGAACTCGACGCGCTGATCGCCGACCTCCCGGCCGCGATGTGGTCGACACCGACCCCGGCGCCCGGGTGGACCATCGCCCATCAGATCGCCCACCTGTTGTGGACCGACCGCGTCGCGCTGCTGTCGGTGACCGACGAGGCCGGGTTCAACGTCGTCCTCGGTGACGCCGCGAAGGATCCCGGCGGCTTCGTCGACCGCGCCGCCGAGGACCTGGCGGCCACGCCGCCTGCGGAACTGCTGGCCGACTGGCGGACCACCCGGGGCCTGTTGCACGACGCCCTGCTGACCGTCGCCGACGGACGCAAACTGCCGTGGTTCGGCCCGCCGATGAGCGCGGCGTCGATGGCGACCGCGCGGTTGATGGAGACGTGGGCACACGGACTCGACGTCGCCGACGCGCTCGGCGTGCGGCGGACCCCGACCACCCGGCTGCGCTCGATCGCGCACATCGGGGTGCGCACCCGAGACTTCGCGTTCGCCGTCCACGGACTGCCCGCCCCGGCCGAGACGTTTCACGTGGAACTGACCGCACCCGACGGATCCCCGTGGACGTGGGGACCGGCGGACGCCGCGCAGCGGGTCACCGGATCGGCCGAGCACTTCTGTTTCCTGGTCACCCAGCGGCGACCCCGGACCGAGTTGGACGTGACCGCGGTGGGACCCGACGCCGAGCAGTGGTTGTCCATCGCGCAGGCGTTCGCCGGCCCGCCGGGGCCGGGGCGCGGCTGA
- the leuS gene encoding leucine--tRNA ligase, giving the protein MTETPTAQPDRAADADTPQHRYTAELAGQIEGAWQQTWAVEGTFNVPNPVGELAPPDGTVPADKMFVQDMFPYPSGEGLHVGHPLGYIATDVYARYYRMTGRNVLHALGFDAFGLPAEQYAVQTGTHPRTRTEANIVNFRRQLGRLGLGHDTRRSFSTTDVDFYTWTQWIFLQIYNAWFDRDANRARPIAELIGEFESGVRTLDDGRPWSELSAGERADVVDSYRLVYRADSMVNWCPGLGTVLANEEVTADGRSDRGNFPVFRKRLRQWMMRITAYSDRLLEDLEVLDWPDKVKTMQRNWIGRSTGASVQFGTDAGDIEVFTTRPDTLFGATYLVLAPEHPLVEQLAAEQWPDDVDGRWTFGATTPREAVAAYRASIAAKSDLERQENKTKTGAFLGAYATNPANGQQVPIFIADYVLIGYGTGAIMAVPGHDQRDWEFAHEFGLPVVEVISGGDISEAAYAGDGLLVNSDYLDGLDVAAAKAAITDRLVADGRGRARVEYKLRDWLFARQRYWGEPFPIVYDSDGRPHPLPESALPVELPDVPDYSPVLFDPDDADSEPNPPLNKATDWVHVELDLGDGLQTYTRDTNVMPQWAGSSWYELRYTDPLNKEALCAKENEAYWMGPRPAEHGPDDPGGVDLYVGGVEHAVLHLLYSRFWHKVLYDLGHVSSREPYRRLVNQGYIQAFAYTDSRGSYVPAAEVVERDGKFWFEGAEVFQEFGKIGKSLKNSVSPDEICDNYGADTLRVYEMSMGPLEASRPWATKDVVGAHRFLQRVWRLVVDEQSGAVRVANHEALDTDTLRALHRTVAGVSEDYAALRNNTAAAKLIEYTNHLTKEGVTARAAIEPLVLMVAPLAPHLAEELWRRLGHDTSLAHGPFPVADPQYLVTDTVEYPVQVNGKVRSRITVDADAGKDTLEAAALADEKVQAFLNGATPKKVIVVPGRLVNLVV; this is encoded by the coding sequence GTGACCGAAACCCCGACCGCCCAGCCCGACCGGGCCGCTGATGCCGACACCCCGCAGCACCGCTACACCGCTGAGCTCGCCGGGCAGATCGAGGGCGCGTGGCAGCAGACGTGGGCGGTCGAGGGCACCTTCAACGTGCCCAATCCGGTCGGTGAGCTGGCCCCGCCGGACGGCACGGTGCCCGCCGACAAGATGTTCGTCCAGGACATGTTCCCGTACCCGTCGGGGGAGGGTCTGCACGTCGGACATCCGCTGGGCTACATCGCCACCGACGTGTACGCGCGCTACTACCGGATGACGGGGCGCAACGTGTTGCACGCGTTGGGGTTCGACGCGTTCGGTCTGCCCGCCGAGCAGTACGCGGTGCAGACCGGCACCCATCCGCGGACCCGTACCGAGGCCAACATCGTCAACTTCCGCCGCCAGCTGGGCCGGCTGGGGCTCGGCCACGACACGCGACGCAGCTTCTCCACCACCGACGTCGACTTCTACACCTGGACGCAGTGGATCTTCCTGCAGATCTACAACGCCTGGTTCGACCGTGACGCGAACAGGGCGCGACCGATCGCCGAGCTGATCGGCGAGTTCGAGTCCGGGGTCCGCACCCTCGACGACGGTAGGCCGTGGTCGGAGCTGAGCGCCGGCGAGCGCGCCGACGTGGTCGACTCCTATCGGCTGGTCTACCGCGCCGACTCGATGGTCAACTGGTGCCCCGGGCTGGGCACCGTGCTGGCCAACGAGGAGGTCACCGCCGACGGCCGCAGCGACCGCGGCAACTTCCCGGTGTTCCGGAAACGCCTGCGGCAGTGGATGATGCGCATCACCGCCTACTCCGACCGCCTGCTCGAAGACCTCGAGGTGCTGGACTGGCCGGACAAGGTCAAGACGATGCAGCGCAACTGGATCGGCCGCTCGACCGGCGCCAGCGTGCAGTTCGGCACGGACGCCGGCGACATCGAGGTGTTCACCACCCGTCCCGACACCCTTTTCGGCGCGACGTATCTGGTGCTGGCGCCCGAACATCCGCTCGTCGAGCAGTTGGCGGCCGAGCAGTGGCCCGACGATGTGGACGGCCGGTGGACGTTCGGTGCGACGACCCCGCGCGAGGCGGTCGCCGCCTACCGCGCGTCGATCGCCGCGAAGAGCGACCTGGAGCGCCAGGAGAACAAGACCAAGACCGGCGCGTTCCTGGGCGCGTACGCCACGAATCCCGCCAACGGACAACAGGTTCCGATCTTCATCGCCGACTACGTGCTGATCGGCTACGGAACCGGCGCGATCATGGCGGTGCCCGGCCACGACCAGCGGGACTGGGAGTTCGCGCACGAGTTCGGGCTGCCGGTCGTCGAGGTGATCTCCGGCGGAGACATCAGCGAGGCGGCCTACGCCGGTGACGGCCTGCTGGTGAACTCCGATTACCTCGACGGGCTGGACGTGGCGGCGGCGAAGGCGGCGATCACCGATCGGCTGGTCGCCGACGGCCGCGGCCGGGCGCGCGTCGAATACAAGCTGCGCGACTGGCTTTTCGCGCGCCAGCGGTACTGGGGTGAGCCGTTCCCGATCGTCTACGACAGCGACGGTCGTCCGCATCCGCTGCCGGAGTCCGCACTGCCGGTGGAGCTTCCGGACGTCCCGGACTACTCGCCGGTGCTGTTCGACCCGGACGACGCGGACAGCGAACCGAATCCGCCGTTGAACAAGGCGACTGATTGGGTGCACGTCGAACTCGATCTCGGTGACGGTCTGCAGACCTACACCCGCGACACCAACGTGATGCCGCAGTGGGCGGGCAGCTCCTGGTACGAGCTGCGCTACACCGATCCGCTGAACAAAGAAGCGTTGTGCGCCAAGGAGAACGAGGCCTACTGGATGGGGCCCCGGCCGGCCGAGCACGGCCCCGACGACCCCGGCGGCGTGGACCTCTACGTCGGCGGTGTCGAGCACGCCGTGCTGCACCTGCTGTACTCGCGGTTCTGGCACAAGGTGCTCTACGACCTGGGCCACGTCAGCTCGCGGGAGCCCTACCGGCGCCTGGTCAACCAGGGCTACATCCAGGCGTTCGCCTACACCGATTCGCGGGGGTCGTACGTGCCGGCCGCCGAGGTCGTCGAGCGGGACGGGAAGTTCTGGTTCGAAGGTGCGGAGGTCTTCCAGGAGTTCGGCAAGATCGGTAAGAGCCTGAAGAACTCGGTGTCGCCGGACGAGATCTGCGACAACTACGGCGCCGACACGCTGCGGGTCTACGAGATGTCGATGGGTCCGCTCGAGGCGTCGCGGCCGTGGGCCACCAAGGACGTCGTCGGCGCGCACCGGTTCCTGCAGCGGGTGTGGCGACTGGTGGTCGACGAGCAGAGCGGTGCGGTGCGGGTGGCCAATCACGAGGCGCTCGACACCGACACCCTGCGCGCGCTGCACCGCACCGTCGCGGGGGTGTCGGAAGACTATGCGGCGCTTCGCAACAACACCGCGGCGGCCAAGCTGATCGAGTACACCAACCACCTGACGAAGGAGGGGGTGACGGCTCGGGCGGCCATCGAACCGCTGGTGTTGATGGTCGCGCCGCTGGCGCCGCATCTGGCCGAGGAACTGTGGCGGCGGCTGGGGCACGACACGTCGCTGGCGCACGGTCCGTTCCCGGTGGCCGACCCGCAGTATCTGGTGACCGACACCGTCGAGTACCCGGTGCAGGTCAACGGGAAGGTGCGCAGCCGGATCACAGTCGACGCCGATGCCGGCAAGGACACGCTCGAGGCGGCGGCGCTGGCCGACGAGAAGGTGCAGGCGTTCCTCAACGGGGCGACGCCGAAGAAGGTGATCGTCGTCCCGGGCCGCCTGGTCAACCTCGTCGTGTAG